One Paraburkholderia sp. IMGN_8 DNA window includes the following coding sequences:
- a CDS encoding cytochrome ubiquinol oxidase subunit I, which translates to MPVSEVVELSRLQFAITALYHFLFVPLTLGLSWLLVIMESVYVMTGKQIYKDMTQFWGKLFGINFAMGVTTGLTLEFQFGTNWSYYSHYVGDIFGVPLAVEGLMAFFLESTFVGLFFFGWKRLSKVQHVTVTFLVALGSNLSALWILVANGWMNNPVGAEFNYQTMRMELDSIFSVLFNPVAQVKFVHTVSAGYVTASMFVLGVSSWYLLKRRDTEFALRSFAIAAGFGLASTLCVIVLGDESGYRTGEVQQVKLAAIESEWETAPAPAPFTIFGIPNQKEERTDYAIRIPYALGLIATRSIDEPVVGLKELMAQNEVRIKNGMLAYAALQKLKQGDATDDAKAAFDAHKKDLGYGLMLKQFTANVTDATPDQIVQAAKKTIPPVAPVFFSFRLMVGLGILFLATFVLAFWFCAQRSLLLDKRRWFLRWAVWAIPLPWLAAEFGWIVAEVGRQPWTIAGILPTALSASSLTPTDLYLSIAGFVVFYTVLFIIEIMLMFKYARLGPSSLHTGRYHHEQQPLNQPLPTNTAA; encoded by the coding sequence ATGCCCGTTAGCGAAGTCGTAGAACTGTCGCGCCTCCAGTTCGCCATCACGGCGCTTTATCACTTTCTGTTCGTACCGCTCACGCTCGGCCTGTCCTGGCTGCTGGTGATCATGGAATCGGTCTATGTGATGACCGGCAAGCAGATCTACAAGGACATGACCCAGTTCTGGGGCAAGCTCTTCGGCATCAACTTTGCGATGGGCGTCACCACGGGCCTGACGCTCGAATTCCAGTTCGGCACCAACTGGTCGTACTACTCGCACTACGTCGGCGATATTTTCGGCGTGCCGTTGGCTGTCGAAGGCCTGATGGCATTCTTCCTCGAGTCGACGTTCGTCGGGCTGTTCTTTTTCGGCTGGAAGCGGCTCTCGAAAGTGCAGCACGTGACCGTCACATTCCTCGTCGCACTCGGCTCGAACCTGTCCGCGCTGTGGATTCTGGTGGCCAACGGCTGGATGAACAATCCGGTCGGCGCCGAATTCAACTATCAGACGATGCGCATGGAACTCGACAGCATCTTCTCGGTGCTGTTCAACCCGGTCGCGCAGGTCAAGTTCGTGCACACCGTATCGGCCGGCTATGTGACGGCGTCGATGTTCGTGCTCGGCGTGTCGTCGTGGTATCTGCTCAAACGCCGCGACACCGAATTCGCCTTACGCTCGTTCGCGATCGCCGCGGGCTTTGGCCTCGCGTCGACGCTGTGCGTGATCGTACTCGGCGACGAATCCGGCTACCGTACCGGCGAAGTTCAGCAAGTGAAGCTGGCCGCGATCGAATCCGAATGGGAGACGGCGCCCGCCCCCGCACCGTTCACGATCTTCGGCATTCCGAACCAAAAGGAAGAACGCACCGACTACGCTATCCGGATTCCGTATGCGCTCGGCCTCATCGCAACGCGCTCGATCGACGAACCGGTGGTCGGCCTGAAAGAGCTGATGGCGCAGAACGAAGTGCGCATCAAGAACGGCATGCTGGCCTACGCCGCGCTGCAAAAGCTGAAACAAGGCGACGCAACCGACGATGCCAAAGCCGCCTTCGACGCGCACAAGAAAGACCTCGGCTACGGACTGATGCTCAAGCAGTTCACCGCCAACGTCACCGATGCAACGCCGGATCAGATTGTCCAGGCCGCCAAGAAGACGATCCCGCCGGTGGCGCCCGTGTTCTTCTCGTTCCGCCTGATGGTCGGCCTCGGCATTCTGTTCCTCGCGACCTTTGTGCTGGCGTTCTGGTTCTGCGCGCAGCGCTCGCTGCTGCTGGACAAGCGCCGCTGGTTCCTGCGCTGGGCTGTATGGGCGATTCCGCTGCCGTGGCTCGCCGCTGAATTCGGCTGGATCGTCGCGGAAGTCGGCCGTCAACCGTGGACCATCGCCGGCATTCTGCCGACTGCATTGTCCGCGTCGAGCCTGACGCCGACCGATCTGTATCTGAGTATCGCCGGCTTCGTGGTGTTCTACACGGTGCTATTCATCATCGAAATCATGCTGATGTTCAAGTACGCGCGGCTCGGGCCTTCGTCGCTGCATACCGGGCGCTATCACCACGAACAACAGCCGCTGAATCAGCCGCTGCCGACCAACACGGCCGCATGA
- the cydB gene encoding cytochrome d ubiquinol oxidase subunit II, whose product MDYATLKLIWWVLIGVLLIGFALTDGFDMGAAILLPFIGKTDAERRIVVNTVGATWEGNQVWFITAGGAMFAAWPLVYAASFSGFYFAMLLVLFSLFFRPVGFDYRSKREDPRWRSAWDWALFVGGFVPALVFGVAFGNLLQGVPFSFDTDLRVTYHGGFFALLNPFAVLCGLVSVSMLAAHGAAFVKMKADGIVAQRASVALRIASLVCVVLFLIAGALIATMIGGYQIVDAAPFDTVANPLLKNVLGAPGLWLTNYATYPWMAIAPVAGVVGGALALLLARSRFEKSAFLSTSLMIIGVILTAGFSMFPFIMPSSLDGRSSLTVWDSTSSRMTLQIMLIAVVVFLPLILIYTSWVYRVMRGKVTAAALEENKHSMY is encoded by the coding sequence ATGGATTACGCAACCCTCAAACTGATCTGGTGGGTGCTGATCGGCGTACTGCTGATCGGCTTCGCGCTCACCGATGGCTTCGACATGGGCGCGGCGATTCTGCTGCCGTTCATCGGCAAGACCGACGCCGAGCGGCGCATCGTCGTGAACACGGTCGGCGCGACGTGGGAAGGCAATCAGGTGTGGTTCATCACGGCGGGCGGCGCGATGTTCGCCGCGTGGCCGCTGGTGTATGCAGCGTCGTTCTCCGGCTTCTACTTCGCGATGCTGCTGGTGCTGTTCTCGCTGTTCTTCCGGCCGGTCGGATTCGACTACCGCAGCAAACGCGAAGACCCGCGCTGGCGCAGCGCGTGGGACTGGGCGCTGTTCGTCGGCGGTTTTGTGCCGGCGCTGGTGTTCGGCGTCGCGTTCGGCAACCTGCTGCAAGGCGTGCCGTTCTCGTTCGACACCGATCTGCGCGTCACGTATCACGGCGGTTTCTTCGCGCTGCTCAACCCGTTTGCGGTGTTGTGCGGGCTCGTCAGCGTGTCGATGCTGGCCGCGCACGGCGCGGCGTTCGTGAAGATGAAGGCGGACGGCATCGTTGCGCAGCGCGCGTCGGTGGCGCTGCGGATTGCCTCGCTCGTCTGCGTGGTGTTGTTCCTGATCGCCGGCGCACTGATCGCGACGATGATCGGCGGCTATCAGATCGTCGACGCGGCGCCGTTCGATACGGTCGCCAATCCGCTGCTGAAAAACGTGCTCGGCGCACCGGGTTTGTGGCTCACCAACTACGCGACCTATCCGTGGATGGCGATTGCGCCGGTGGCGGGTGTGGTCGGCGGCGCGCTGGCGTTGCTGCTGGCGCGCTCGCGCTTCGAAAAGAGCGCCTTCCTGTCGACCTCGCTGATGATTATCGGCGTGATTCTCACGGCCGGCTTCTCGATGTTCCCGTTCATCATGCCCTCCTCGCTCGACGGCCGCAGCAGTCTGACGGTATGGGATTCGACCTCGAGCCGCATGACGCTGCAGATCATGCTGATCGCCGTGGTCGTCTTCCTGCCGCTCATCCTGATCTATACGAGCTGGGTATATCGCGTGATGCGCGGCAAGGTGACCGCCGCGGCGCTCGAAGAGAATAAACATTCGATGTATTGA
- the cydX gene encoding cytochrome bd-I oxidase subunit CydX — protein MWYFSWILGIGVALAFGVVNVMWLESRRPLETGKHKTH, from the coding sequence ATGTGGTATTTCAGCTGGATTCTCGGTATTGGTGTGGCGCTCGCGTTCGGTGTCGTCAACGTGATGTGGCTCGAATCGCGCCGGCCTTTGGAAACGGGAAAACACAAGACGCACTAA
- the nagE gene encoding N-acetylglucosamine-specific PTS transporter subunit IIBC: MDGNPFLKIQRLGRALMLPIAVLPVAGLLLRLGQPDVFNIKMIADAGGAIFDNLPLLFAIGVAVGFAKDNNGVAALAGAIGYLIEIAVMKDINDKLNMGVLSGILAGIVAGLLYNRYKDIKLPDYLAFFGGKRFVSIVTGVACLAIGIVLGYVWQPVQAAIDLAGHWLTTAGAIGAFVFGVLNRLLLVTGLHHILNSLTWFVFGNFTPPGGAAVTGDLHRFFAGDPTAGTFMTGFFPVMMFGLPAACLAMLHEAPKERRAVVGGLLFSMALTSFLTGVTEPIEFSFMFLAPVLYVIHALLTGLSLAICSALGIHLGFTFSAGAIDYVLNYGLSTKGWWAIPIGLAYAVAYYGLFRFFIRKFNMATPGREPAAADEQVESFTTGGYVSPAAGAVVPRAQRYIAALGGASNLSLVDACTTRLRLSVVDSNKVSESDLKTIGARGVLKRGSTNVQVIIGPEADIIADEIRTVIAQGGGDAVKPAAAVASAAPAASAAPVTAATGAQGGPLDPDPLRWLAVFGGAGNVVSLDAVAATRLRVVVRDPSAVDRQRLAALDTAWVSADTFHIVVGDAASRYAEQLATRLPAVGGATPLPA, from the coding sequence ATGGATGGGAATCCGTTTCTGAAGATTCAGCGCCTGGGACGCGCGCTGATGCTGCCGATCGCGGTGCTGCCGGTTGCCGGCCTGCTACTGCGACTGGGCCAACCCGATGTGTTCAACATCAAGATGATCGCCGACGCCGGTGGCGCGATTTTCGACAACCTGCCGTTGCTATTCGCGATCGGTGTGGCGGTCGGTTTCGCGAAAGACAACAACGGCGTGGCGGCGCTCGCGGGCGCGATCGGTTACCTGATCGAAATCGCGGTGATGAAGGACATCAACGACAAGCTCAACATGGGCGTGTTGTCCGGGATCTTGGCAGGTATCGTCGCGGGCTTGCTGTACAACAGGTATAAGGACATCAAGCTGCCCGACTACCTCGCATTCTTCGGAGGGAAACGCTTCGTGTCGATTGTCACGGGCGTCGCGTGTCTGGCGATAGGTATCGTGCTCGGCTATGTCTGGCAGCCTGTGCAGGCCGCCATCGACCTCGCCGGACACTGGCTAACGACCGCAGGCGCGATCGGTGCATTCGTGTTCGGCGTGCTGAACCGCTTGCTGCTCGTGACGGGGCTGCATCACATCCTGAACTCGCTGACGTGGTTTGTGTTCGGCAACTTCACGCCGCCGGGCGGCGCCGCTGTGACGGGCGACCTGCATCGCTTCTTCGCTGGCGACCCGACCGCGGGCACGTTCATGACGGGCTTCTTCCCGGTCATGATGTTCGGCCTGCCGGCTGCGTGTCTGGCGATGCTCCATGAAGCGCCGAAGGAACGCCGCGCGGTGGTCGGCGGCTTGCTGTTCTCGATGGCACTCACGTCGTTCCTGACGGGCGTGACCGAGCCGATCGAATTCAGCTTCATGTTCCTCGCGCCGGTGCTGTATGTAATCCACGCATTGCTGACCGGCCTGTCGCTCGCGATCTGCTCGGCGCTCGGGATTCACCTCGGCTTCACGTTCTCCGCAGGCGCGATCGACTACGTGCTGAACTATGGCCTGTCGACCAAGGGCTGGTGGGCGATTCCTATCGGCCTCGCGTATGCGGTGGCGTACTACGGTCTGTTCCGCTTCTTCATCCGCAAGTTCAATATGGCGACGCCGGGCCGCGAACCCGCAGCCGCCGATGAACAGGTCGAATCGTTCACGACCGGCGGTTACGTCTCGCCGGCTGCCGGCGCGGTCGTGCCGCGCGCACAGCGTTATATCGCTGCGCTGGGCGGCGCATCGAACCTGTCGCTGGTGGATGCCTGCACGACGCGTCTGCGTCTGTCTGTGGTCGATTCCAACAAGGTCTCGGAAAGCGACCTGAAGACGATCGGCGCGCGTGGTGTGCTCAAGCGCGGCTCGACTAACGTGCAGGTGATCATCGGACCGGAGGCGGACATCATCGCCGATGAGATTCGTACAGTGATCGCGCAAGGTGGCGGTGATGCCGTGAAGCCGGCTGCCGCTGTTGCATCTGCTGCACCGGCTGCCTCTGCCGCGCCTGTGACGGCAGCAACGGGCGCTCAAGGCGGTCCGCTCGACCCCGATCCGTTGCGTTGGCTCGCTGTGTTCGGCGGTGCGGGCAATGTGGTGTCGCTGGACGCCGTGGCGGCGACGCGTCTGCGTGTCGTGGTGCGCGATCCGTCGGCGGTCGATCGTCAGCGTCTGGCTGCGCTCGATACCGCATGGGTCTCGGCCGACACGTTCCACATCGTAGTCGGCGACGCTGCATCGCGTTATGCCGAACAGTTGGCGACGCGTCTGCCGGCAGTGGGCGGTGCGACGCCTTTGCCGGCGTGA
- the ptsP gene encoding phosphoenolpyruvate--protein phosphotransferase, with protein MSHSEGHIVLLAPMTGPVVPLANVPDPVFAGGMFGDGIGVDPLEGRLVAPCDGTVTHLARTGHAVTLATAEGVEILLHIGIDTVELNGKGFAPMVAQGAHVRTGDVLIEFDQDQVALNAPSLVSVIAIANSDAFEIVERVEGGMLKAGETPLLVLRARGGMAAEAARQASATNVTEEARQQVTLVHAGGLHARPAARAREAARGFDARVEVRYEGRKAAIESVVGLLGLGAGEGATVELLGVGPQAAAAVEAIAHELTREAHGEVEEKPARQSSPAPQQVVRAVGEPLAPNTLAGVCAAPGVAVGKLVRWDDGDIDPPEKANGTSAAESRLLDKAIATVDADLGTTVRDASQRGAVGEAGIFAVHRVLLEDPTLLDAARDLISLGKSAGFAWREAIRAQIVILMKIEDALLAERAADLRDIEKRVLRALGYSNAAARTLPEEAVLAAEEFTPSDLSSLDRSRVTALVMARGGATSHAAILARQAGIPALVAVGDALRAIPEGTQVVVNATNGRLEFAPTELDVERARLERSRLAGVREANRRTSQQAAVTSDGRAIEVAANIATLDDAKTAVDNGADSVGLLRTELLFIHRAQAPTIDEHRQSYQAIVDALSGRTAIIRTLDVGADKEVDYLTLPPEPNPALGLRGIRLAQVRPDLLDDQLRGLLAVQPLGAVRILLPMVTDVGELIRIRKRIDEFARELGRTEPIEVGVMIEVPSAALLADQLSQHADFLSIGTNDLTQYTLAMDRCQADLAAQADGLHPAVLRLIAATVQGAGKHGKWVGVCGALAGDPLAMPLLVGLGVTELSVDPVSVPGIKARVRNLDYQLCRQRAQDALALESAQAVRAVSRETWPLD; from the coding sequence ATGAGCCATTCTGAAGGCCATATTGTTTTGCTCGCGCCGATGACCGGTCCTGTCGTGCCGCTGGCGAACGTACCCGACCCTGTGTTTGCGGGCGGCATGTTCGGCGACGGCATCGGCGTCGATCCGCTCGAGGGCCGGCTCGTCGCGCCGTGCGACGGCACCGTCACCCATCTCGCGCGCACCGGTCACGCTGTGACGCTGGCCACCGCTGAGGGCGTGGAAATTTTGCTGCACATCGGTATCGATACGGTCGAACTGAACGGCAAGGGTTTTGCACCGATGGTCGCGCAAGGCGCGCACGTGCGTACTGGCGACGTGTTGATCGAGTTCGATCAGGACCAGGTCGCGTTGAATGCGCCGAGTCTCGTGTCGGTGATCGCAATTGCCAATTCGGATGCGTTCGAGATCGTCGAACGCGTCGAAGGCGGTATGCTGAAGGCGGGCGAAACGCCGCTGCTGGTGCTGCGCGCGCGCGGCGGCATGGCGGCTGAGGCCGCGCGGCAGGCGAGCGCCACCAACGTGACAGAAGAAGCGCGTCAGCAAGTCACGCTGGTCCACGCGGGCGGTTTGCATGCACGGCCGGCTGCGCGTGCTCGTGAAGCGGCGCGCGGTTTCGATGCGCGCGTCGAAGTGCGTTACGAAGGGCGCAAAGCAGCGATCGAGAGCGTGGTCGGTTTGCTCGGTCTGGGTGCGGGTGAAGGCGCGACTGTCGAGTTGCTTGGCGTAGGTCCGCAAGCGGCAGCCGCAGTCGAAGCGATTGCCCACGAATTGACGCGCGAAGCGCACGGCGAAGTCGAAGAAAAACCGGCGCGCCAGAGCTCGCCGGCGCCGCAACAGGTCGTGCGCGCAGTGGGCGAACCGCTGGCGCCGAATACGCTCGCGGGCGTGTGCGCGGCGCCGGGCGTTGCGGTGGGCAAGCTGGTGCGTTGGGACGACGGGGATATCGATCCGCCGGAAAAAGCGAACGGCACGTCTGCGGCTGAGAGCCGTCTGCTCGACAAGGCCATCGCCACTGTCGATGCGGATCTCGGCACGACCGTGCGCGACGCGTCGCAACGCGGCGCGGTCGGCGAGGCGGGGATTTTCGCGGTGCATCGCGTGCTGCTCGAAGACCCCACCTTGCTCGACGCCGCGCGCGATCTGATCAGCCTCGGCAAGAGCGCCGGCTTTGCATGGCGCGAAGCGATCCGCGCACAGATCGTCATCCTGATGAAGATCGAAGACGCGTTGCTCGCCGAACGTGCCGCCGATCTGCGTGACATCGAAAAGCGCGTGCTGCGCGCGTTGGGTTATTCAAACGCGGCGGCGCGCACGTTGCCCGAAGAAGCCGTGCTGGCAGCCGAGGAATTTACGCCGTCGGATCTGTCGTCGCTGGATCGCTCGCGCGTCACCGCGCTGGTGATGGCGCGTGGCGGCGCGACTTCGCATGCGGCGATTCTCGCGCGTCAAGCAGGCATTCCTGCGCTGGTGGCAGTCGGCGACGCATTGCGCGCCATTCCCGAGGGCACGCAAGTGGTGGTGAACGCCACCAACGGCCGCCTTGAGTTCGCACCGACCGAACTCGACGTCGAACGTGCACGTCTGGAGCGTAGCCGCCTTGCCGGTGTGCGCGAAGCGAACCGCCGCACTTCGCAACAAGCCGCCGTCACATCCGATGGCCGCGCGATCGAAGTCGCCGCCAACATCGCCACGCTCGACGACGCGAAAACCGCCGTCGACAACGGCGCCGATTCCGTCGGCTTGCTGCGTACCGAACTGCTGTTCATTCACCGCGCGCAGGCGCCGACTATCGACGAACATCGTCAGAGCTACCAGGCAATCGTCGACGCGTTGAGCGGCCGCACCGCGATCATTCGCACGCTCGACGTCGGCGCCGACAAGGAAGTCGATTACCTGACGCTCCCGCCTGAACCGAATCCGGCGCTTGGGCTGCGCGGCATCCGCCTCGCGCAAGTGCGCCCGGACCTGCTCGACGACCAACTGCGCGGCCTGCTCGCTGTGCAACCGCTCGGCGCCGTGCGCATCCTGCTGCCGATGGTGACCGATGTCGGCGAACTGATCCGCATCCGCAAACGTATCGACGAATTCGCACGCGAATTGGGCCGTACCGAGCCGATCGAAGTCGGCGTGATGATCGAAGTGCCGTCGGCGGCCTTGCTCGCCGATCAACTGTCGCAACACGCGGACTTCCTGTCGATCGGCACCAACGATCTGACGCAATACACGCTCGCCATGGACCGCTGCCAGGCCGATCTCGCGGCGCAAGCCGACGGCTTGCATCCGGCGGTGCTGCGGCTGATCGCGGCGACCGTGCAGGGCGCCGGCAAGCATGGCAAATGGGTCGGCGTCTGCGGCGCACTGGCGGGCGATCCGCTTGCGATGCCGCTGCTTGTCGGCCTCGGCGTGACCGAACTCTCGGTGGATCCGGTGTCGGTGCCGGGCATCAAGGCGCGGGTGCGCAATCTCGATTATCAGCTGTGCCGTCAACGCGCGCAGGATGCGCTGGCGCTCGAGTCGGCACAGGCGGTAAGAGCAGTGAGCCGCGAAACCTGGCCTCTGGACTGA
- a CDS encoding SIS domain-containing protein, with the protein MLNEALASAETVAAQLTDTSRVEALAARLAEQPRHVALTVARGSSDHAASYFASLTMSRIGVPVASLPMSVATLQQAPLRVRDQLALAFSQSGKSPDLVGTMQALRNAGALTVAAVNAPSSPLADACEWHLPLVAGPELSVAATKSYIAMLSISAQLVAHWQQDEALLGALRTLPDALRTAGKLDWSKAIDELRGIERMIVIGRGLGLAIAQEAALKLKETSGIQAEAFSSAEVRHGPMELIDRDYPLLVFAPRGPEQAGLLQLARDMQARGARVLLAAPDDVPEASLPLATTAHAALDPIAAILSFYVMAAGLAAARGRNPDAPRHLNKVTETH; encoded by the coding sequence ATGCTTAACGAAGCGCTCGCGTCCGCTGAAACGGTCGCCGCGCAACTCACGGATACCTCGCGCGTCGAGGCGTTGGCGGCCAGGCTCGCGGAGCAGCCGCGTCATGTTGCGCTGACGGTCGCGCGCGGCAGCTCGGACCATGCAGCGAGTTACTTCGCAAGCCTGACGATGAGCCGCATCGGCGTGCCGGTGGCGTCGCTGCCGATGTCGGTTGCGACGCTCCAGCAAGCGCCGCTGCGGGTGCGCGATCAGCTCGCGCTGGCGTTCTCGCAGTCAGGCAAGAGCCCAGATCTGGTCGGCACGATGCAAGCGCTGCGCAATGCCGGCGCGTTGACCGTCGCCGCGGTGAATGCCCCCAGCTCGCCGTTGGCCGATGCGTGCGAATGGCATCTGCCGCTCGTCGCCGGTCCTGAACTGAGCGTCGCGGCCACCAAGAGCTATATCGCGATGCTGTCGATTTCCGCACAACTGGTCGCGCACTGGCAGCAGGACGAAGCGTTGCTCGGCGCGCTGCGCACCTTGCCCGATGCGTTGCGGACGGCGGGCAAGCTCGACTGGTCGAAAGCGATCGACGAATTGCGCGGCATCGAACGGATGATCGTGATCGGCCGTGGTCTGGGTCTCGCGATTGCACAGGAAGCCGCGCTGAAATTGAAGGAAACCTCCGGCATCCAGGCGGAAGCATTTTCGAGCGCCGAAGTGCGTCATGGTCCGATGGAGCTGATCGACCGCGACTATCCGCTACTGGTATTCGCACCGCGCGGACCGGAACAAGCCGGCTTGCTGCAACTCGCACGCGACATGCAGGCGCGCGGCGCCCGTGTGTTGCTCGCCGCGCCGGACGACGTGCCCGAAGCAAGCTTGCCGCTTGCCACCACCGCTCATGCGGCGCTCGATCCGATCGCCGCGATCCTGTCCTTTTATGTGATGGCCGCGGGGCTAGCCGCCGCGCGCGGGCGCAATCCCGATGCGCCACGCCATCTCAACAAAGTCACCGAAACTCACTGA
- the nagA gene encoding N-acetylglucosamine-6-phosphate deacetylase, translating into MLTGNILTTDGWIHGTLEYENGRITALTGERVDPSTNDAPYILPGFIDLHVHGGGGADVMEDGDAIETITRTHAHYGTTSLLATTMTAPRDELMRVVAGLGDVARIRTPGGSRVLGVHLEGPYINPGKLGAQPDAAVSAVMDEVLKYLSIAPIRVVTLAPEIAGHMEIISEMAARGVRVQLGHSLGTYDDAVAALKHGACGFTHLFNAMSPLHHRNPGLVGAALAHAEFAEIIPDLLHVHPGAIRAALRAIPRLYVVTDSTSATGMPDGEYRLGSQHVTKCLGGVRLADGTLAGSTLTMDQALRNLVSIGLPIADVSNRLSRYAADYLGIEDRGRIARGAWADVVVFDRELALTATYVEGESIVEYA; encoded by the coding sequence ATGCTGACCGGAAACATACTCACCACCGATGGGTGGATTCACGGCACGCTCGAATATGAAAACGGCCGCATCACGGCGCTGACCGGCGAACGCGTCGATCCGTCGACGAACGACGCGCCGTACATCCTGCCCGGCTTCATCGATCTGCACGTGCACGGCGGTGGCGGCGCAGACGTGATGGAAGACGGCGATGCGATCGAGACCATTACCCGCACGCATGCGCATTACGGCACGACCAGCCTGCTCGCCACCACGATGACTGCGCCGCGCGACGAACTGATGCGCGTGGTCGCGGGCCTCGGCGACGTGGCGCGTATCCGCACGCCGGGCGGTTCGCGCGTGCTCGGCGTGCATCTGGAAGGGCCGTACATCAATCCCGGCAAGCTCGGCGCGCAACCGGACGCCGCGGTTTCGGCGGTGATGGACGAAGTGCTGAAGTATCTGTCGATCGCGCCGATTCGCGTGGTCACGCTGGCGCCTGAAATTGCCGGCCACATGGAGATCATCTCCGAGATGGCGGCGCGTGGTGTGCGCGTGCAACTTGGTCATTCGCTCGGCACGTACGACGACGCCGTCGCTGCGCTCAAGCACGGCGCATGTGGCTTCACGCATCTGTTCAACGCGATGTCGCCGCTGCATCACCGTAACCCCGGCCTCGTCGGCGCAGCGCTCGCGCACGCCGAGTTCGCCGAAATCATTCCCGATTTGCTGCACGTCCATCCGGGTGCGATCCGCGCTGCGTTGCGCGCGATTCCGCGTTTGTATGTGGTCACGGACAGCACCTCGGCCACCGGCATGCCGGACGGCGAATATCGCCTCGGCAGCCAGCATGTGACGAAGTGTCTCGGCGGCGTACGTCTCGCCGATGGCACGCTCGCCGGCAGCACCCTGACGATGGATCAGGCGCTGCGCAATCTTGTGTCGATCGGCTTGCCGATCGCCGATGTGTCAAATCGTTTGTCGCGCTATGCCGCCGACTACCTCGGCATCGAAGACCGCGGCCGCATCGCGCGTGGCGCGTGGGCCGATGTGGTCGTATTCGACCGTGAACTGGCGTTGACCGCGACTTACGTCGAAGGGGAATCGATTGTCGAATATGCTTAA
- a CDS encoding GntR family transcriptional regulator — METRWSALMPDARNVTPLYLQLARNLATAIHCGVWSAGEALPSERTLSDAIGVSRITARKAIELLVEQGLIRRARGAGSFITPRVEDPLSRLTGFTKKMQQRGFRPDSVWLERDIRAANRDELVHLGLSPGAAVASLRRLRRADGIVMAVEHSALPVAVVPDPLAIGVSLYSYLEQRGAAVVRALQHFRAVNASSEIASLMDIEPRSALLVITRIGYSADQRAIELTDTYCRDDYYDFVAELRT, encoded by the coding sequence ATGGAAACTCGCTGGTCCGCACTGATGCCTGACGCCCGCAACGTCACGCCGCTCTATTTGCAGCTCGCGCGCAATCTTGCGACGGCGATCCACTGCGGCGTGTGGTCGGCGGGAGAGGCGCTGCCTTCGGAGCGCACGCTGTCGGACGCGATCGGCGTGTCGCGCATCACCGCGCGCAAGGCGATCGAACTGCTGGTCGAGCAAGGGCTGATCCGGCGCGCACGCGGCGCGGGCAGTTTCATTACGCCGCGCGTCGAAGATCCGCTGTCGCGGCTCACCGGCTTCACGAAGAAAATGCAGCAACGCGGTTTCCGGCCGGATTCGGTGTGGCTCGAGCGCGATATCCGCGCCGCCAACCGTGACGAGCTGGTGCACCTCGGCCTGTCTCCCGGCGCGGCGGTCGCGAGCCTGCGGCGCCTGCGGCGCGCGGACGGCATCGTAATGGCAGTCGAGCATTCCGCGTTACCGGTGGCCGTCGTGCCCGACCCGCTGGCGATCGGCGTGTCGCTATACAGCTATCTCGAACAACGCGGCGCCGCCGTCGTGCGCGCGTTGCAGCACTTTCGCGCCGTCAACGCGTCGAGCGAGATCGCCTCGCTGATGGACATCGAACCGCGCTCGGCGCTGCTGGTCATTACCCGTATCGGCTATAGCGCCGACCAGCGCGCGATCGAACTGACCGACACCTATTGCCGCGACGACTACTACGATTTTGTCGCTGAATTGCGCACCTGA